One stretch of Thermoanaerobacterium sp. PSU-2 DNA includes these proteins:
- a CDS encoding penicillin-binding protein 2 has protein sequence MNRKNIRFIVLNVITTFLILSLLIRLFYIQYVKGETYAKIAVDQKIQSLNLDKKRGEIYDRNLIPFTDRTSTKYVYAIPGLIINKKNASEIINKLTGILESEIYGNLNEGKDILSYKVRYTYDGNLPVGIFILNIPQRYDSNSLARHIIGYSGSANYGLEDTFNKILSTNGYDSIAVFKDNNNDYLKGLGVRIRSTDKNVYSLQTTLDYHIQKAVENILDKNNINGAAVVLSVKNGDILAMASRPNYDQNKVSDYLNSKNEELLNKAVMDYPPGSIFKIIVASAALENKKVNIYDNFIDEPYINIDGVVYHNFMDESNGLINMIKAFEVSSNTTFIKIGQKTGGSDIIEMAKKFGITKDDNLPIEEQIGTLPSLENTLGAGIGNLSIGQGDVTMTPLQAADVAATIANDGIRNVPNLLKAIVDENGNVVENLHKVNSYRVVSESTAESVKEMMRDVVVNGTGKNAETEYKSAGKTGSAEVNREKNIYHAWFTGFVPYDEPVYAISVFVKNGDIGGIKAAPIFKQIAEEIMKYYK, from the coding sequence ATGAATAGGAAAAACATTAGATTTATTGTTTTAAATGTCATAACTACATTTCTTATCTTATCATTATTGATAAGGCTTTTTTATATACAATACGTAAAAGGTGAAACATACGCTAAAATTGCTGTAGATCAAAAAATTCAAAGTTTGAATTTAGACAAAAAACGTGGAGAAATATACGATAGAAATTTAATTCCTTTTACAGATAGAACTTCAACAAAGTACGTGTATGCAATCCCTGGATTGATCATCAATAAAAAAAATGCATCAGAAATAATAAATAAACTAACTGGTATTTTAGAAAGTGAAATATATGGAAACTTAAATGAAGGCAAAGATATTCTTAGTTATAAAGTTAGATATACATACGACGGAAATTTGCCTGTCGGAATCTTTATACTGAATATTCCTCAAAGATATGATTCTAATTCATTGGCAAGACACATAATAGGATACAGTGGCAGCGCTAATTATGGATTGGAAGACACATTCAACAAAATTTTAAGCACTAATGGATATGATTCTATAGCTGTATTTAAAGACAACAATAATGACTATTTAAAAGGATTGGGTGTAAGAATAAGAAGCACTGATAAAAATGTATACTCGCTTCAAACAACACTCGATTATCATATTCAAAAAGCGGTAGAAAATATTTTGGATAAAAACAATATTAACGGTGCTGCAGTTGTTTTAAGTGTAAAAAATGGAGATATTTTGGCAATGGCTTCAAGGCCTAACTACGATCAAAATAAAGTTAGCGATTACCTAAACAGCAAAAACGAAGAATTGCTGAATAAAGCAGTGATGGATTATCCCCCGGGGTCCATTTTTAAAATAATAGTGGCATCTGCTGCATTAGAAAATAAAAAAGTCAACATATACGATAACTTTATTGACGAACCGTATATAAACATCGATGGTGTGGTTTACCATAACTTTATGGATGAGTCAAATGGGTTGATTAACATGATCAAAGCATTTGAAGTCTCATCAAATACGACATTTATAAAAATTGGGCAAAAGACAGGCGGCAGCGATATAATAGAAATGGCAAAAAAATTTGGAATAACAAAAGATGATAATCTGCCGATAGAGGAGCAAATTGGCACATTGCCATCCTTGGAAAATACATTAGGTGCTGGCATAGGAAATCTTTCAATTGGGCAGGGAGATGTTACAATGACTCCACTGCAAGCTGCTGATGTTGCAGCGACCATCGCCAATGACGGCATAAGAAATGTTCCTAATCTCTTAAAAGCTATTGTTGATGAAAATGGCAATGTTGTAGAAAATCTACACAAGGTAAATTCGTATAGAGTGGTAAGTGAAAGCACAGCAGAAAGTGTAAAAGAAATGATGAGAGATGTTGTGGTAAATGGAACTGGGAAAAACGCAGAAACCGAGTATAAGTCGGCAGGAAAAACTGGTTCGGCTGAGGTAAACAGAGAGA
- a CDS encoding U32 family peptidase has product MVELLSPAGDLERVKVAINYGADAVYFGGNNYGLRATVGFSMDEIKYAVEYVKNHGKKAYLTVNIFPHNDDLIGLPEYIYEVSKTGIDAVIASDPGVFSIIKEVAPKLEIHISTQANNVNYRSAIFWHELGAKRIVLARELSLEEIKQIRQKTPNDLELEVFVHGAMCISYSGRCLLSNYLTGRDANKGECTHPCRWKYYLVEEKRPGQYMRIEEDDRGTYIMNSKDLCMIKYIPDIIKAGATSLKIEGRNKSSYYVAVVTKAYRKAIDDYLEFGDRYVFDEGLLEELGKVSNRDFTTGFYFGKPGSESHNYDSSSYIRNYNIVGMVIDYDDKSGMAVIEQRNRFFLGDIIEIIGPKDMFVETIDKMYDIEGNEIGVAPHPQMIVKIPLKRKVEKYYILRKKA; this is encoded by the coding sequence GGACTTAGAGCTACAGTCGGCTTTAGCATGGATGAGATCAAATATGCAGTTGAATATGTTAAAAATCATGGTAAAAAAGCTTATTTAACTGTAAACATATTTCCTCACAATGATGATCTCATAGGATTGCCAGAATATATATATGAAGTTAGTAAAACTGGAATAGACGCAGTGATAGCTTCTGATCCAGGTGTATTTTCGATAATCAAGGAAGTTGCACCAAAACTTGAGATTCATATAAGCACACAAGCTAACAACGTTAATTATAGAAGCGCAATTTTTTGGCATGAATTAGGGGCAAAGCGCATTGTTTTGGCTAGAGAATTGTCTTTGGAAGAGATAAAGCAGATAAGACAAAAAACTCCAAACGATTTAGAATTGGAGGTTTTTGTTCACGGTGCAATGTGCATTTCATATTCCGGAAGATGCCTTCTAAGTAATTATTTAACAGGAAGAGATGCAAACAAAGGCGAATGTACGCATCCATGCAGGTGGAAGTATTATCTTGTTGAAGAAAAAAGGCCTGGACAGTATATGAGAATAGAGGAAGATGACAGAGGGACATATATAATGAATTCAAAAGATCTATGCATGATAAAATACATTCCAGATATTATCAAAGCTGGCGCAACCAGCCTAAAGATAGAAGGCAGAAACAAAAGCTCGTATTATGTTGCTGTTGTGACAAAAGCTTATAGAAAAGCAATTGATGATTATCTGGAATTTGGCGATAGATATGTTTTTGATGAAGGCCTTTTAGAAGAATTGGGGAAAGTCAGCAATAGAGACTTTACGACTGGTTTTTATTTTGGGAAACCTGGTTCTGAATCACACAATTATGATTCTTCCTCATACATCAGGAATTACAATATTGTTGGAATGGTGATTGATTACGATGATAAAAGTGGAATGGCTGTAATAGAGCAAAGAAACAGATTTTTTTTAGGTGATATAATAGAGATCATAGGTCCTAAAGACATGTTTGTGGAGACTATTGATAAAATGTATGATATAGAAGGCAATGAAATCGGAGTTGCACCGCATCCACAGATGATTGTAAAGATTCCATTAAAGAGGAAGGTAGAAAAATATTACATTCTTAGAAAAAAAGCATAG